From the genome of Prunus persica cultivar Lovell chromosome G8, Prunus_persica_NCBIv2, whole genome shotgun sequence:
aTACTTAATTGACCTAAGAGCTGTTCAAGGgcatcctaaaaaaaaaagaagttattATACATCCCAATCCTAtcctttgaaaataaaaaggtagcaccgaaaaaaagaaaagagtgaaCCGCTGTTTTCACTTTTCCAATAATCAGACAACAGAACTCTTCTTTCATGTATATCATACCACCTTGTTTTTGGGTGGAACACGCTTAAACTATGTGTATAAGGAGGGCAACTGGAATCTTAACACACTTAAACTATGTGCATAAGGAGGGCAACTGGGAATCTTGCAAGAGCAACTCATTTGATTTAGGTGGCAATTGATGATGTGGCTGCCGGTGAGGTGAGGAGGGGAGGTTGGTTTGGTTGTCATGGGGTCGGGTGGGTAGTCTGGAGGTTGTTTGCTaggcttttttatttatttattctaattttctgtttctatttttacttttattttttgacttAACAGTGTTAATTTAGAGTTAAGTtcttaaaattcattttacaACGGGGAAAATTTGCCTTTAAAAGTTTGAAGATAAGTGGGTAGGAAAATAGAATAAGGGGGTGGGAATAGCAGCATTCTTATTTTAACCCAACAAATTTTCCCCTTTTCTtgagttattttattttaaaaattaaatcaaaacaataGAAACTAAAAAGGCACATACGTTCttatgcccaaaaaaaaaaaaaaggagtccCTTCAATCGAATTTACAGATTCTTGATTATCCACAATTCGGGTGCTCATATTTGATTATCCAAGAGTGCACTGCGCCACAATTGCATGCTTCCTCCGTTGTGTTCAAGCGAAAGATAGGTAAATAAACTTCCTCAGCAGCACACCAAAACAAATTCATGGCTGATGTTGTTAAACACTCTGTATTGACATGTGACAGTTTGGCATCTTATTATGCAGAACTTGAACAATTTCACTTTACATCCAGTAGTAGGTATGAAATCTTTGAAACAAACCTACCCTAAATTAGGCATAAATGCATTTCTTGATTTTGcaggacaaaaaaaaagttccaTATTTAACATCAGAATGTTTTATTCAACCAAGAAACGTATATAAAACATACAACAATGGAAAACCACAAATCTCTAACTACACCCAAGTTTCAGGCAAATTATTCTAATTCAAGAAAGCAACAATCTTTTTCTCCATGGCCACAGCATTGTCGCAAGTGGGATTGATCCAATGGAACACATGCCCCTCCCCCTCTGCTTCTATGACCTCCACATCCCCATTCCACCCGCTCCTTTTCAGTGTCTCACTGTAATGCCATCCTCTATCTTTCAACACATCTTTCTCAGCAACAAAAACCAGCACTTTCACACAACCCAATTGCTACAATTTTGGATCCTTACCCGGGTTTAAAACCGGGTCGTCGGATCCACTAGTCGAAGGGCAAGCAAAACGCCACACAGCAGCCATAAACTCTCTTGCATCTGCAGGAGTAGTTAACTCTGCCCCAACTGGCTCTGTGCCCCAAAAGTACGGATGCACCAAAACAATCCCAATCAACTTAACACCAACCAATCTCACACACCCCGATTTCACAGCCATGTTGTGTGTTATATTAGCCCCAGCGAAAAACACACGCTGGAAATCTGCAAATCTATTTAGCCAATCTTCAGAGCCGTTTCCATCAGAATGGGAAGCAAGCAACCCATTTGAGAGCAGCCCATGAATCATCATATGCAGCTGGCAGAGGGTGCTCTAGGGCAAGCCTATAGTCAACAGAGACAGCTACAACATTGGCCTCAGAGACTAAGGCGTTGAGGTAGCTGTgatatgttgaagaagatgaacttCCAATGCAGAAGCCGCCTCCATGAAAGTAAATGAGAAGAGGGAGTTTGGTTTGGGGTGCgcttgtggtggtggtggcggtggttgATTTTGGGATGTAAAGCCTTGCAGATATGGCTGGTTCTTGTGAGATCACAACGTCTTTTGATTGGACGCCAGTTTTGGGATCTGTTGATGGAGGAACTATGTCTGTGTCTTTGAGTCTTTCAACTCGACCATCTTTGTATACTTTAATTATTGGAGAGAAATCATAGGCTAATTCTTCGTTGCCCATGACTTGGGttgaagaaggaagagaaTAGAATAAGAACAAAGAACTATGGAGGCCTCTCTCCCTTCTCTGTCTTTCTTATGCCGATATCAGAGTGCAGAGTAGGAGCAAAATTGATTAATAGGTCGTTGACTTGGTTGTTGTTGGACATTTTTGCCTTCCTTCGGGTCAGGTTTCGTAGTCATAGGGTTGGATCCACTGGTAACTGatttggtcaacaagtcaCTCATTTCATTTGTATCATTGGTTAAGGGAGTAGGTTTGATTGTTAGAAGGGTAGGTTGGGAGGTCAACAGGCCATGTTAAGAGAAATATTTGCTAACACTACTTTGTTATACCCATCCAATCATGACATATCATACATGATAAATTTTTCACGTGACAATCTATGATTGGTTAGTAATAACGAAACAGTGTTATACAAGTTTTTCTACAAATCCAAAGTCCATGAAGAAGGGGGTGGGGACACGAACACACACATGTGGGTATTAATGCCATGTGTGCGAGTCCGTCAGTGATTGTAGGGTGGTCAAGGGGTAATAGGATGGTCCCTTTACTTAGGGTGGCGAAACCCTTatcataatttcaattttaacttAGTTCAGTTATAATggaaatttgaagaaacaGATACTTATGTGGAATTTGGAAATGGAATTTTTCTCGTGGTCAATTTGTGAAAGTGCATGTTATGAGTATGTAGCATTTTCGatcaatttttttgtcaattttgggttttgaggttTCGAGGTCTCAAGGCCAGTCCAAGGGTCTGAAGATTGAGTTTATGACCAAACATCATAGTCGAACGACTGGGTCCAAGTTAGAAGGTTCCATATATCGGGTTTTAGGACTGAGTTCGAGTTATGTGtgataatttagaattttttttatttttttggtcaaatgaTGATTTAGAATTGGTGGATATGAAAGgagggtaaaaaaaaaataaaaccaaaactaaaaaatgacctttttaggatttttttaaaattcaccAATATTCACGTAATTTAGTGTATTGCTAAGTAATGTAATTGGATTCGTCCAAGTTTTTAGTGTGCTCACAAATGATCTTGAGTTCAAGTCCCATAGTAcactaataattaatatttataaaaaaatctggaaTCTAAAATTGCCtcctaaaattaaaaaaattactttgatttttgtaaaaaataaaaaagattaaatactCGTGATCGACTTAGAAGCTTTTCTAATTTACCTAATATTTGTCCCTTTTGTCAACAACATCCTGAAACTTGTAATCATTTATTTGCTAATTGGTCCTATACTTCACAACTTTTGGAATCAACTTTCTCCTTTAGGCCTTAAAGCACCTACTAATAATCATGACAGTATTGATTAGCTTTGCTCAAATTGgtctaatttttcttctcttctttaaaacaaaaaaaaaacaaaacaaaactcaaccGTATTCACTTTTTTGGTcttcaaaacaaaactcacccatatttttcaaaatgaagACATAACCGTACTTAATATTttacagaagaaagaaaaccaacacAAAACATATTCATACTTGTTTGATCATCCAATGCTAAACACTCTGTATTGACATGTGAAGTGGCATACACTAGATCACTACTAAATTTAATTACAGTTTGGTATTTTTCTGACCTCGAATGGATTGCTTTGTTGACATATTATTTATGCAGTAATAGGTATAAAGTCTTTGAAACAGAAGCTTTTATTTCAACCAGGAAACATACAAGGGATGAAATCATGAAacagatgaagaaaagaaaccaaaaccaCAAACCTAGCTTAAAGGGTATTGTCATATTACTAAGTACACCCAAgtttcggaaaaaaaaaaaaaaaattctagttcaagaaagaaacaatCTTTTTCTCCAAGGCCACAGCGTTGTCGCAAATTGGATTGAACAAATGGAACACATGGCCCTCCCCCTTTGCTTCTATGACCTCCACAGCACCATTCCACCCACTCTTTTTCAGTATCTCACTATAATGCCATCCTCTATCTTTCAACACATCTTTCTCAGCAACACAAACCAGCACTTTCTCACAACCCAATTTACCCAATTTCTGATCCTTAGCCGGGTTTATAAGAGGGTCGTCGGATCCACTAGTCGAAGGGCAAGCAAAACGCCACACACCAACCATATAATCTCTTGCAGCTGCCGGAGTAGTTAACTCATCCCCAACTGGCTCTGTGCCCCAAAAGTAAGGATGCACCAAAACAATCCCAACCAGCTTAACACCAACCAATCTCTCACACCCCAATTTCACAGCCATGTTGTGTGTTATATTAGCACCAGCGCTGTCCCCAGCGAAAAACACACGCTGGAAATCTGCAAATCTATTTAGCCAATCTTCAGAGCCGTTTCCATCAAAATGGGAAGCAACCCATTTGATAGCAGCCCATGAATCATTGTAAGCAGCTGGCAGAGGGTGCTCTGGGGCAAGCCTGAAGTCCACCGAGACGGCAACAACATTGGCCTCAGAGACTAAGGTGTTGACGTAGCTGTGATATGCTGGAGAAGATGAACTTTCAATGCAGAAGCCGCCTCCATGAAAGTAAATGAGAAGAGGGAGTTTGGTTTGGGGTGAGTGTGTGCTGGTTTTGGGGATGAAAATTCTTGCAGATATGGCTGGTTCTTGTGAGATCACAACGTCCTTCGATTGGACGCCATTTTCTGGATGTGTTGATGGAGGAACTCTTTCTGTGCCCATGAGTCTCTCAACTCGACCATCTTTGTATACTTTAATCATTGGAGAGAAATCATGGGCTAAGTCTTCGTTGCTCATGGTTCGGACTggagaaggaagagaagaaaataacacCTAACAACTATGgaggcctctctctctctttcttatgCAGAGTAGAagcaaaatttgttttgtgtttatgCTGGCGCCTTGGTGGGTTTTaatagagaaattttttatggtGCTGAAAACGCTCCCACTGTAAAACCCGTCCACGTTTTATGATACAGGGAATGGGTTTCTCGCATTACACAACATTATTAACGTGTTATGGGGGTTCCAACAGTTAAAGGTTTTTCCACTCGATTAGACATGTCTGCTAATATTTCCAACTTTTAAGATAAGAGTATCAATAAATattctttatattataatagacgaaCGAATTATACCTTGTGATTATATTTCAACACCACATTATAATTACTCATTTTTCTATGAGAACTTtcaaattaattctaataaaaacaaattagtTGTTGGACATTTTTGCCTGCGTATGAAATTCCATGCTTCTAGTTTTGGCAAAGAGAACGGCAGATaagttattttatatatttaattttgtcttcgTTTTATTTAGGACGCCAAAGAATTTCAATGGCCACTGCCCAAACTGTCTAGATTCACatctaaattttaaaataaaataaaaaaataaaaaatcgttttattttgttttccgtGTTTATGCATGCTACTTGTCTTATAGGCGGCTCCAAACTCTACTTTTCTCGTCTTCTTTTTCATGCTATTTTGATTTCGTCTGCGACATCTTTttcctctatttttttttattaatatttttcctGTAATCTAGTCTTACTAGACTGATTAAATAAGAATTTGGTCCTTTTCATTAGTTTTTTGTTTACATTATCACTTATCAAATGTTCGAAAGTTATCATCCATTGTTTTAAGAAAGCTAAGTTAACATTATTAGTGTATCAACAGAACAATAATACATAATTCATGTCAAATCAAGACTACTACATCGAGATAATATTGATATAATGAGGTTGCTTGCTACAATAACAGGGTTATTAGAGAGCATTTACTCtccttgaaaaaaagaaaaaaagaaagaaagagcatTTACTCCGATAAGAGACGAGATAAAATTGCGTCCTCTCGATAAGCGTAGCATACATCATGCATGAGTCATGATGCTAGAATTTTTCTGCTCTGCATGTGAATGAAACTTTTCTCATCCTCAGTTGCGAAATTTGAATTGAACACCTGCGGCTAATGTTCATCAAGAAAGGTTTCTAATTGTTAACCCGTGGACTATTCGCATCCAAAAAAGGACCAGtgcaatttaaaatatggcaAAGCAATTGAAAATGGAACCCAGCAGTGCATTTTATACTTTAAGTTGGTCCATGGATGATCAGATATTttccttaaaaagaaaatactccCTACTTGAAACGTGTAAGCaattgtatgtatgtatgatgATGACACCACATAACATATTACAGATCTGTTCATAACATattctttattatattttaagtgAACTCGTAATATCATCACGTGTTATaatttaagtaaatttataaCGCTATATGACCGTTATAATGCAATAAGTGGTATgtgacccaaaaataaaaaagaaatgttgAATGGTACAAATGCAGAAAAGTCAGTTACTATGTATGTAGTTGTCGAAATATTGACTGGTACACAAGaagaataattaattttatccATAACACCAGTGATCAGAAGATAGGCTAAGATGTGAGTTGCGGCCCTTGTGCGGTTTTGCCTCCTATCTTTTCTGTATTGCGTAACCagctgtttttgtttgtttattgggACTTGGGAGGTATATATTTGGAGTTTCAAAGTGAC
Proteins encoded in this window:
- the LOC18766542 gene encoding probable carboxylesterase 12 gives rise to the protein MSNEDLAHDFSPMIKVYKDGRVERLMGTERVPPSTHPENGVQSKDVVISQEPAISARIFIPKTSTHSPQTKLPLLIYFHGGGFCIESSSSPAYHSYVNTLVSEANVVAVSVDFRLAPEHPLPAAYNDSWAAIKWVASHFDGNGSEDWLNRFADFQRVFFAGDSAGANITHNMAVKLGCERLVGVKLVGIVLVHPYFWGTEPVGDELTTPAAARDYMVGVWRFACPSTSGSDDPLINPAKDQKLGKLGCEKVLVCVAEKDVLKDRGWHYSEILKKSGWNGAVEVIEAKGEGHVFHLFNPICDNAVALEKKIVSFLN